In Stieleria varia, one genomic interval encodes:
- a CDS encoding alpha/beta hydrolase family protein: MIHPAISHRTALLALAVMIALCGHSNAQEQTAATAQEPIGIARWDLERLSQDVPMRWVSQSGPVHSLLYTSEPFQGQPSEVFAFFASPATLGLAEPNAKFPGVVLIHGGGGTAFAEWAWLWAKRGYAAIAMDLSGCRPIDPIYDEQGVPVANQAAKRDTRTRLSNGGPEQGHPQKFDCIGGDISDDWPYHAVASVIRAHTLLRSLPDVIKDRTAVTGISWGGYTTCLVASVDHRFRAAVPVYGCGFLYEGESVQKPSIDALGDRRESWIAAYDPSSSLVDCKVPILFVNGTNDIHYPMDSYQKSFAVVPGEKQMRMEVNMRHSHPAGWAPKEIGLFIDSHCLDGEPLPKTGDVAVTEEIVRMPVHSKSPLTSAALNYTTDDGPRSKRKWETIAATIGESEVTAAKPPTQANTWFIEVIDHRGATVSSDIQFQ, translated from the coding sequence ATCTCTCATCGCACGGCACTCCTCGCACTCGCCGTGATGATCGCCCTCTGCGGCCACAGCAACGCCCAAGAACAAACCGCCGCGACGGCGCAAGAACCGATCGGCATCGCTCGGTGGGATTTGGAACGGCTGAGCCAAGACGTTCCGATGCGTTGGGTTTCACAATCCGGTCCCGTCCACTCGTTGCTCTACACAAGCGAGCCCTTTCAAGGCCAACCCTCAGAAGTCTTTGCGTTTTTCGCGTCGCCGGCAACTCTCGGACTGGCCGAGCCCAACGCAAAGTTTCCCGGGGTCGTGTTGATCCACGGCGGTGGTGGCACCGCGTTCGCCGAGTGGGCTTGGTTGTGGGCCAAACGTGGATACGCCGCGATCGCGATGGACTTGTCCGGCTGCCGACCGATCGACCCGATTTACGACGAACAAGGCGTCCCCGTCGCAAACCAAGCCGCCAAACGAGACACCCGCACACGACTGAGCAACGGAGGCCCCGAGCAGGGACATCCACAGAAGTTTGACTGTATCGGCGGAGACATTTCAGATGATTGGCCCTACCACGCCGTCGCCAGCGTGATCCGCGCGCACACACTGCTGAGGTCGCTGCCTGATGTCATCAAGGATCGAACTGCCGTGACGGGGATCAGTTGGGGAGGCTACACGACGTGCTTGGTTGCTTCGGTGGATCACCGTTTTCGCGCCGCCGTGCCCGTCTACGGTTGCGGCTTCTTGTACGAAGGCGAATCGGTTCAGAAACCCTCCATCGACGCGTTGGGCGACCGACGTGAGTCGTGGATCGCGGCGTACGATCCATCCAGCTCGCTGGTCGATTGCAAAGTACCGATCTTGTTCGTCAATGGCACCAACGACATTCATTATCCGATGGACAGTTATCAGAAATCCTTTGCCGTCGTTCCCGGCGAAAAGCAGATGCGGATGGAAGTCAACATGCGACACAGCCATCCGGCAGGTTGGGCACCAAAGGAGATCGGATTGTTCATCGATTCCCATTGCCTCGATGGCGAACCTCTACCGAAGACCGGTGACGTCGCGGTGACGGAAGAGATCGTTCGTATGCCAGTGCACAGCAAGTCTCCGCTGACGAGCGCTGCACTCAACTACACCACAGATGACGGACCACGATCCAAACGAAAGTGGGAAACGATCGCCGCAACAATTGGTGAGAGCGAAGTGACTGCGGCAAAACCACCGACCCAAGCCAACACGTGGTTCATCGAAGTCATCGATCACCGCGGCGCAACGGTCAGCAGCGACATCCAATTCCAATGA
- a CDS encoding DUF6985 domain-containing protein yields MIERVEIGGLQFVADSQGRCWDAKIPLDGWNEDGSPLQMPIRIEAGSDDYASKIDQPSDAQVAAVEFILGNGKRVSQEILAEAFAYASDYCQDDEWMEESIQSIDDLRDSLESPELLVQIQEVDGMAWYALGASVDWDMEHDFGIAMWKDIVLEVGHADVTFSTPSGLIYRCIDPQREPTRERVLGQLQRECEEMDEQAMAVFWENLPAGIQLATAICIEDHELVKTLTEQGADINAPTGDYPAAIFRAMETQEPDTVKRMIAAGASLKVKNELDMTPLQWAQHMVGMHERGERMRSGDSGAINEMLRELMGGDDDHPLQSIMDDLQALQGEGGMIGDAAKNMAGTWEKLAGGMDARMADAPEAERQHLQGVQDEGKQFAENWRQIAQLIQNASSQG; encoded by the coding sequence ATGATTGAGCGAGTGGAGATCGGGGGATTGCAGTTTGTTGCCGATTCACAAGGCCGCTGCTGGGACGCAAAAATACCGTTGGACGGCTGGAACGAAGACGGTTCGCCGCTGCAGATGCCGATTCGCATCGAAGCCGGTAGCGATGACTACGCGTCGAAAATCGACCAGCCGAGCGACGCTCAGGTTGCCGCCGTCGAGTTTATCCTCGGCAATGGGAAACGTGTCTCTCAAGAAATCTTGGCCGAGGCGTTTGCTTATGCCAGTGACTATTGCCAAGACGATGAGTGGATGGAAGAGTCGATTCAATCGATCGACGACCTTCGTGATAGCCTGGAATCGCCGGAGTTGCTGGTCCAGATCCAGGAAGTCGATGGCATGGCCTGGTACGCCTTGGGCGCATCGGTGGACTGGGACATGGAACACGATTTTGGCATCGCGATGTGGAAAGACATCGTGTTGGAAGTCGGCCATGCGGATGTCACCTTCTCGACACCTAGCGGACTGATCTATCGCTGCATCGACCCGCAGCGGGAACCGACCAGAGAACGCGTGCTGGGCCAATTGCAACGCGAATGCGAGGAGATGGACGAACAAGCGATGGCGGTTTTCTGGGAAAACCTGCCGGCGGGGATTCAACTGGCCACGGCGATTTGTATCGAAGACCACGAGTTGGTGAAAACGTTGACCGAGCAAGGTGCCGACATCAATGCACCCACCGGGGATTATCCCGCAGCCATCTTTCGCGCGATGGAAACCCAAGAACCCGACACGGTGAAGCGGATGATTGCCGCGGGCGCTTCGCTGAAGGTCAAGAACGAACTGGACATGACGCCGCTGCAATGGGCTCAACACATGGTCGGCATGCACGAGCGGGGCGAACGCATGCGAAGTGGTGACTCAGGTGCGATCAACGAGATGCTCCGGGAATTGATGGGCGGTGATGACGACCATCCGTTGCAATCGATCATGGACGATTTGCAAGCTCTGCAGGGCGAAGGCGGCATGATCGGTGATGCCGCCAAGAACATGGCAGGCACTTGGGAGAAACTCGCCGGCGGCATGGATGCTCGCATGGCGGATGCGCCCGAAGCAGAACGTCAGCACTTGCAAGGCGTCCAGGACGAAGGGAAGCAGTTCGCAGAAAACTGGCGTCAGATTGCTCAACTGATTCAGAACGCTTCGTCGCAAGGCTGA